One segment of Cyprinus carpio isolate SPL01 chromosome B20, ASM1834038v1, whole genome shotgun sequence DNA contains the following:
- the LOC109099533 gene encoding ubiquitin-conjugating enzyme E2 J1-like isoform X1 gives MESKYNLKSPAVKRLMKEAAELRDPTEHYHAQPLEDNLFEWHFSVRGPPDSDFDGGVYHGRIVLPPEYPMKPPSIILLTPNGRFEVGKKICLSISGHHPETWQPSWSIRTALIAIIGFMPTKGEGAIGSLDYTPEERRALAKKSLDFCCDACGSCMRSALLALSPDSDPRPVDPQAHRLAQQINFKAESSSSAADSGSSVAAASSESSATAERDAEDTASAEQAESSSSSSSSSVAPQTSSEGPSVPAAPSPRQRRSQNQSQSPRYPAFTASPAAQLPAQDTSHTGSAVLIVLLTLALAALIFRRIYLAHEYKFDYEL, from the exons ATGGAGAGCAAATATAACTTGAAGAGTCCAG cTGTGAAGAGGCTGATGAAAGAGGCAGCAGAGCTCCGGGACCCGACAGAACATTATCACGCTCAGCCACTGGAG GATAACCTGTTTGAGTGGCACTTCTCTGTTCGAGGACCTCCAGACTCTGATTTTGATGGCGGAGTGTATCACGGGCGGATTGTGCTGCCCCCTGAATACCCCATGAAGCCCCCCAGCATCATCCTGCTCACT CCAAATGGACGGTTTGAAGTTGGGAAGAAGATCTGCCTGAGCATTTCCGGTCACCACCCAGAGACATGGCAGCCATCATGGAGTA ttCGGACAGCCTTGATAGCAATCATTGGATTCATGCCAACTAAAGGCGAAGGAGCGATAGGATCTCTGGATTACACTCCTGAGGAGAGAAGAGCTCTCGCTAAAAA GTCTCTGGATTTCTGCTGTGACGCGTGCGGCAGCTGTATGCGCTCCGCTCTGCTAGCGCTCTCTCCTGACAGTGACCCGCGACCTGTTGACCCTCAGGCACACAGACTGGCACAGCAGATCAACTTTAAG GCTGAATCCAGCTCATCGGCTGCAGACAGTGGCAGCTCAGTGGCAGCGGCTTCCAGCGAGAGCTCAGCTACAGCAGAGAGAGATGCAGAAGACACGGCATCCGCTGAGCAG GCCgaatcttcatcatcatcatcatcatcatctgtggCTCCTCAGACATCAAGCGAGGGTCCGTCCGTTCCAGCGGCTCCGAGTCCACGTCAGCGGCGCTCGCAGAACCAGAGCCAGTCCCCGAGATACCCGGCGTTCACGGCGTCCCCCGCCGCTCAGCTCCCCGCGCAGGACACCAGTCACACGGGCTCGGCCGTCCTCATCGTCCTCCTCACACTCGCGCTAGCTGCGCTCATTTTCCGCAGGATCTATTTGGCCCACGAGTATAAGTTTGATTACGAGCTATGA
- the LOC109099533 gene encoding ubiquitin-conjugating enzyme E2 J1-like isoform X2 produces the protein MESKYNLKSPAVKRLMKEAAELRDPTEHYHAQPLEDNLFEWHFSVRGPPDSDFDGGVYHGRIVLPPEYPMKPPSIILLTPNGRFEVGKKICLSISGHHPETWQPSWSIRTALIAIIGFMPTKGEGAIGSLDYTPEERRALAKKSLDFCCDACGSCMRSALLALSPDSDPRPVDPQAHRLAQQINFKAESSSSAADSGSSVAAASSESSATAERDAEDTASAEQESSSSSSSSSVAPQTSSEGPSVPAAPSPRQRRSQNQSQSPRYPAFTASPAAQLPAQDTSHTGSAVLIVLLTLALAALIFRRIYLAHEYKFDYEL, from the exons ATGGAGAGCAAATATAACTTGAAGAGTCCAG cTGTGAAGAGGCTGATGAAAGAGGCAGCAGAGCTCCGGGACCCGACAGAACATTATCACGCTCAGCCACTGGAG GATAACCTGTTTGAGTGGCACTTCTCTGTTCGAGGACCTCCAGACTCTGATTTTGATGGCGGAGTGTATCACGGGCGGATTGTGCTGCCCCCTGAATACCCCATGAAGCCCCCCAGCATCATCCTGCTCACT CCAAATGGACGGTTTGAAGTTGGGAAGAAGATCTGCCTGAGCATTTCCGGTCACCACCCAGAGACATGGCAGCCATCATGGAGTA ttCGGACAGCCTTGATAGCAATCATTGGATTCATGCCAACTAAAGGCGAAGGAGCGATAGGATCTCTGGATTACACTCCTGAGGAGAGAAGAGCTCTCGCTAAAAA GTCTCTGGATTTCTGCTGTGACGCGTGCGGCAGCTGTATGCGCTCCGCTCTGCTAGCGCTCTCTCCTGACAGTGACCCGCGACCTGTTGACCCTCAGGCACACAGACTGGCACAGCAGATCAACTTTAAG GCTGAATCCAGCTCATCGGCTGCAGACAGTGGCAGCTCAGTGGCAGCGGCTTCCAGCGAGAGCTCAGCTACAGCAGAGAGAGATGCAGAAGACACGGCATCCGCTGAGCAG gaatcttcatcatcatcatcatcatcatctgtggCTCCTCAGACATCAAGCGAGGGTCCGTCCGTTCCAGCGGCTCCGAGTCCACGTCAGCGGCGCTCGCAGAACCAGAGCCAGTCCCCGAGATACCCGGCGTTCACGGCGTCCCCCGCCGCTCAGCTCCCCGCGCAGGACACCAGTCACACGGGCTCGGCCGTCCTCATCGTCCTCCTCACACTCGCGCTAGCTGCGCTCATTTTCCGCAGGATCTATTTGGCCCACGAGTATAAGTTTGATTACGAGCTATGA